Genomic window (Agrobacterium larrymoorei):
CCTGCTCCACCTTCCTCGGCGGGCTGGAAAATAACCGCGACCGAACCCTTGAAATTGCGGGTCTCCGCCAGATACTGCGCAGCACCCAGAAGCATGGCCGTGTGTCCATCGTGACCACAGGAGTGGGCCTTGCCGGGCGTCTTCGAGGCCCATGACTTGCCGCTGGTCTCAAGAATCGGAAGAGCGTCCATATCGGATCGAAAGCCGATGGTAGGACCATCGCCATGCCGTCCCTTGATGATGCCAACGACGCCCGTCTTGCCGATGCCGGTTTCAACGATATCGCAGCCGAATGACCTCAATTTCTCGGCTACGAAGCTGGAGGTTTCGAAGACGTCGTAGAGCAATTCCGGATGTTCATGCAGATAGCGCCGCCAGCCCGCGACTTCATCTTGCATTTCAACAGCACGGTTTAATATGGGCATTCTTCTATTCCCTGTTTTTGTTCCCCGCCGGGTTATTGGACGCCATATTGCGGATGGAATTCCCGCTTTTGCAAGCACGAATTTCATAATCTGAACGAAAAATAGGCCCGTTATAAATTAGCTCAATTTTTGGTCATCAAACACAGAAAGTATCTTGCTTTTCAGAACGACAGACCATAGCATCACTATTGAAACCGAGTTTTCTCCATATAAATCATATATTTAAGCAATATATCGCGCAAATTTCGCGTGACGAAACGGTGGAAAACGAAAACGGAATCAATCCGAAAAAAGGGGAAATAACGATGATAAAGCGCAGTGTTCTTTACGCAGGCACCATGGCGGCGGCAATCTTGGCAGGGTCCGCCGCCCATGCTGAACGCGGCAGTGACGGCGAACTGAAAATCCTGTTCTGGCAGGCCGTCTCCACTCTCAATCCCTATCTGTCCGGCGGCACAAAGGAGGAATACAGCTCCTCCATGATCATCGAGCCCTTGGCGCGTTACAATGAAAAAGGCGAGTTGGTCCCGACGCTGGTCACCGAGATCCCCACACTCGAAAATGGCGGTGTCGCCAAAGACCTGCTGAGCATGACCTGGAAGCTGAAGAGCGATGTCAAATGGTCGGACGGCACGCCCTTTACCGCAGAAGACGTGGTGTTTACCTGGAAATATTGTACCGCCCCTGATGGTGGCTGCGCGCAGAGAGCACAGTATGAAGGCGTGAAAAATGTCGAGGCGATCGACCCGCACACCGTCAAGATCACCTTTACCGAGCCGAAACCCTATCCCTATTCCGCCTTTATCGGTGCGCAATCTCCTGTCATCCAGAAAAAGCAGTTCGAAAACTGCGTCGGACCGGCCGCCCCCGGCTGCACATCCGCCAATTTCGGGCCCATCGGGACGGGACCCTTCGTCGTCAAGGACTTCAAGGCGAACGACGTGATCACCTACGTCGCCAACCCCAATTATCGCGATCCGGCAAAGCCAGCCTTCGCGACGGTGACGCTAAAGGGTGGCGGCGATGCGGCATCGGCTGCGCGCGCCGTGCTTGAAACCGGCGAGTTCGATTACGCCTGGAATATGCAGGTCGAGCCGGAAGTTCTGGCGACCATGGTTGCCGCCGGAAAGGGTAAGCTGGTCACCGCCTTCGGTACCAATGTCGAGCGTATCGTTCTCAACTGGTACAATCCCGATCCGGCGCTGGGCGACAAACGCTCCACCAAGGAAGCTGGCCCTCACCCCGCCCTGTCCGATCCTGCCGTGCGCCGCGCACTTTCGCTTGCCATCGACCGCGACATTATCGATGAGGCCGGTTACGGCGAGGCGGGCAAACCGACCTGCAACATCGTGCCTGCGCCCGAAGCCTTCAACTCCACCAAGAATGACAGCTGGTGCCTGAAGCAGGATATCGAGGGTGCCAACAAGCTGCTGGACGAGGCGGGCTGGGTCAAGGGAGCGGATGGCATCCGCGCCAAGAATGGCGTGAAGCTATCCTTCCTCTACCAGACCTCCACGAACTCTGTTCGTCAGGCCGTTCAGGAACTTGTGAAAGACATGTGGTCGCAGATCGGCGTTGGCGCGGAGCTGCGCAATATCAGTGCCTCGGTCTTCTTCGGCGGCGATCCCGCAAGCCCTGACACGTTCCAGAAATTTTATGCCGACGTCGAAATGTACACCAATAATTTCAGCGGCACCGACCCGGAAAAATATCTGGCCGAATGGATGTGCAACAACGTTCCCGCTCCGGCAAATGGTTGGCAGGGGCAGAATATTCCCCGTTATTGCAACCCGAAATTCGATGAACTGCTGGCTGTTCTCTCCAAGACGGCGGAGCCTGCCAAGCGCGAAGAAATATCCAAGCAGCTGAACGACATGCTCACCGAGGAAGGCGCGCATATCCCGCTCATCCACCGAGGCAACGTCTCCTCGCATTCGCTGACGCTGGAAGGCGTCAAGATCAACGGCTGGGATTCGGAGCTTTGGAATATCGCGGACTGGTCCCGCAAGAAGTAACACGCCGATGGCCGGCCTTCTCATCGAGGCCGGCCTTTTGCATGCCCCTGGACCATGATCTGAAGACACATTTGCCGCGTCACGGCGTAAAGACTTCCAACTTTCGCCATGCCGCGCTCTGCGTCTGGAGAGTTTCAGATGTTTACCTTTACACTCCGACGGCTTGCCTTCGCCGTACCCACCCTGCTCGTCATCAGCTTCGTTATCTTTGCGCTTCTCGATCTCGCGCCCAATGACCCGACGGGTGATCTGCCTTTGACGATCCCACCGGAAGTGCGAGCGCAGATTCGTGCCTCGCTTGGTCTCGATCAGCCCTTCTTCATCCGCTATCTCATGTGGTTGCAGCAATTCTTCATCAACGAGCCGCTGAACCTGATTGAGACCCTGACCGGCTGGCAAATTGGCGATGGCGATCGTGTCCGCATTCTGTCCTGGGCGACGCGCAGCCCGGTGGTCGATCTTGTCGTCCAGCGCATGCCGCAGACACTGTGGGTTGTGGGCCTTGCCTA
Coding sequences:
- a CDS encoding peptide ABC transporter substrate-binding protein — encoded protein: MIKRSVLYAGTMAAAILAGSAAHAERGSDGELKILFWQAVSTLNPYLSGGTKEEYSSSMIIEPLARYNEKGELVPTLVTEIPTLENGGVAKDLLSMTWKLKSDVKWSDGTPFTAEDVVFTWKYCTAPDGGCAQRAQYEGVKNVEAIDPHTVKITFTEPKPYPYSAFIGAQSPVIQKKQFENCVGPAAPGCTSANFGPIGTGPFVVKDFKANDVITYVANPNYRDPAKPAFATVTLKGGGDAASAARAVLETGEFDYAWNMQVEPEVLATMVAAGKGKLVTAFGTNVERIVLNWYNPDPALGDKRSTKEAGPHPALSDPAVRRALSLAIDRDIIDEAGYGEAGKPTCNIVPAPEAFNSTKNDSWCLKQDIEGANKLLDEAGWVKGADGIRAKNGVKLSFLYQTSTNSVRQAVQELVKDMWSQIGVGAELRNISASVFFGGDPASPDTFQKFYADVEMYTNNFSGTDPEKYLAEWMCNNVPAPANGWQGQNIPRYCNPKFDELLAVLSKTAEPAKREEISKQLNDMLTEEGAHIPLIHRGNVSSHSLTLEGVKINGWDSELWNIADWSRKK